One Thauera sp. K11 DNA window includes the following coding sequences:
- a CDS encoding FAD-linked oxidase C-terminal domain-containing protein has product MPVVEEDVPGRAERDFGALDKVRVVEALARVLPVGALMYEAEDLRPYECDGLSAYRALPLAVALPTTEEQVVAVLQTCFELGVPVVARGAGTGLSGGALPHAQGVLLSLARFNRILHLDPHARTAVVQPGVRNLAISEAAAPHGLYYAPDPSSQIACTIGGNVAENSGGVHCLKYGLTVHNLLRVRGVTIEGDIVEFGSHALDAPGYDLLALVTGSEGMLAVITEATVKLTPRPQFAQCVLAAFDDVVRAGEAVARIIGAGIIPAGLEMMDQPATAAVEEFVHAGYPLDAKAILLCESDGTPEEVEEEIGRVRAVLAGSGATGIRVSRDEAERLKFWAGRKAAFPAAGRLSPDYYCMDGTIPRKRLGEMLAAIQDMETRHGLRCINVFHAGDGNLHPLILFDANLPGELERAEAFGAEILELSVALGGTITGEHGVGIEKIDQMCSQFGAAERTQFFRVKEAFDPAGLLNPGKAIPTLHRCAEYGRMVVHAGQPSHPDLPRF; this is encoded by the coding sequence ATGCCGGTTGTCGAAGAAGACGTGCCGGGCCGCGCCGAGCGCGATTTCGGCGCGCTCGACAAGGTGCGGGTGGTCGAGGCGCTGGCGCGGGTGCTGCCCGTCGGCGCGCTGATGTACGAGGCCGAGGATCTGCGCCCCTACGAGTGCGACGGCCTGTCGGCCTACCGCGCGCTGCCGCTGGCGGTGGCGCTGCCGACCACCGAGGAGCAGGTGGTGGCGGTGCTGCAGACCTGCTTCGAACTCGGCGTGCCGGTGGTGGCGCGCGGCGCGGGCACCGGCCTGTCGGGCGGCGCGCTGCCGCATGCGCAAGGCGTGCTGCTGTCGCTGGCGCGCTTCAACCGCATCCTCCATCTCGACCCGCATGCGCGCACGGCGGTGGTGCAGCCGGGGGTGCGCAACCTCGCGATCTCCGAGGCGGCGGCGCCCCACGGGCTCTACTACGCGCCCGATCCTTCGTCGCAGATCGCCTGCACCATAGGCGGCAACGTCGCCGAGAATTCCGGCGGCGTGCATTGCCTCAAGTACGGGCTGACGGTGCATAACCTGCTGCGCGTGCGCGGCGTGACGATCGAGGGCGACATCGTCGAGTTCGGCAGCCATGCGCTCGATGCGCCCGGCTACGACCTGCTGGCGCTGGTCACCGGCTCGGAGGGCATGCTGGCGGTGATCACCGAAGCCACGGTGAAGCTCACTCCCAGGCCGCAGTTCGCCCAGTGCGTGCTGGCGGCCTTCGACGACGTGGTGCGCGCCGGAGAGGCGGTGGCGCGCATCATCGGCGCCGGCATCATCCCGGCCGGGCTGGAGATGATGGACCAGCCGGCCACCGCGGCGGTGGAGGAGTTCGTGCATGCCGGCTACCCGCTGGATGCGAAGGCCATCCTGCTGTGCGAATCCGACGGCACGCCGGAAGAGGTGGAGGAGGAGATCGGCCGCGTGCGCGCCGTGCTGGCCGGCAGCGGCGCCACCGGGATCCGCGTGTCGCGCGACGAGGCCGAGCGGCTGAAGTTCTGGGCCGGCCGCAAGGCGGCCTTCCCCGCGGCGGGGCGCCTGTCGCCCGACTACTACTGCATGGACGGCACGATTCCGCGCAAGCGCCTGGGCGAGATGCTGGCGGCGATCCAGGACATGGAGACGCGCCACGGGCTGCGCTGCATCAACGTGTTCCACGCCGGCGACGGCAACCTGCATCCGCTCATCCTGTTCGATGCCAACCTGCCGGGGGAACTCGAACGCGCGGAAGCCTTCGGCGCCGAGATCCTCGAGCTGTCGGTGGCGCTCGGAGGCACCATCACCGGCGAGCATGGCGTGGGCATCGAGAAGATCGACCAGATGTGCTCCCAGTTCGGCGCGGCCGAGCGTACGCAGTTCTTCCGCGTGAAGGAAGCCTTCGACCCCGCCGGGCTGCTGAACCCGGGCAAGGCGATCCCGACGCTGCATCGCTGCGCCGAATACGGACGCATGGTGGTGCATGCCGGGCAGCCGTCCCACCCCGACCTGCCGCGGTTCTGA
- the glcE gene encoding glycolate oxidase subunit GlcE, whose amino-acid sequence MNELYSEWAARVREAAARGMPLCLRGGGTKDFLGRTPAGEPFDLAANTGVIAYEPTELVVTVRGGTRLAELEALLAGESQFFAFEPPHFGAAATVAGCVAAGLSGPRRASAGAVRDFMLGVRLLDGRGQVMSFGGRVMKNVAGYDVSRLIAGSMGTLGVILEVSLKVLPRPVAEATLSFAMGEADAVARLNDWGGQPLPISACAWADGQLMLRLSGAAAAVQAAAARLGGEAVAGDAARSFWEGLREQDAGWFAVHADLPLWRLSLPSSAALLRLPGHQLIEWGGAQRWLATDAPAADIRARAGALGGHATQFRRGHRDGAVFTPPAGPLMIIHQRLKEAFDPARIFNPGRLYEEL is encoded by the coding sequence ATGAACGAACTTTATTCGGAGTGGGCCGCGCGGGTGCGGGAGGCTGCCGCGAGGGGCATGCCGCTGTGCCTGCGCGGCGGCGGCACCAAGGACTTCCTCGGCAGGACGCCGGCGGGAGAGCCCTTCGACCTGGCGGCCAACACCGGCGTGATCGCCTACGAGCCCACCGAACTGGTGGTGACGGTGCGGGGCGGCACGCGGCTGGCCGAGCTGGAGGCGCTGCTGGCCGGCGAGAGCCAGTTTTTCGCCTTCGAGCCGCCGCACTTCGGCGCCGCGGCCACGGTGGCCGGCTGCGTGGCCGCGGGCCTGTCCGGGCCGCGCCGCGCCAGCGCCGGGGCGGTGCGCGATTTCATGCTGGGCGTCAGGCTGCTCGATGGCCGCGGCCAGGTGATGTCCTTCGGCGGCCGGGTCATGAAGAACGTGGCGGGCTATGACGTGTCGCGGCTGATCGCCGGCAGCATGGGTACGCTGGGTGTGATCCTGGAGGTGTCGCTGAAGGTGCTGCCGCGGCCGGTGGCCGAAGCGACGCTGTCCTTTGCGATGGGCGAGGCCGACGCGGTCGCGCGCCTCAACGACTGGGGCGGGCAGCCGCTGCCGATCTCGGCCTGCGCGTGGGCCGACGGGCAGTTGATGCTGAGGCTGTCCGGCGCGGCGGCGGCAGTGCAGGCTGCGGCCGCGCGCCTGGGTGGCGAGGCGGTGGCCGGCGACGCGGCGCGGTCCTTCTGGGAAGGGCTGCGCGAGCAGGACGCAGGCTGGTTCGCCGTCCATGCCGACCTGCCCTTGTGGCGCCTGTCGCTGCCGAGTTCGGCGGCGCTGCTGCGCCTGCCCGGCCATCAGTTGATCGAGTGGGGCGGGGCGCAGCGCTGGCTGGCGACCGATGCGCCGGCGGCCGACATCCGCGCGCGCGCCGGGGCGCTCGGCGGGCACGCGACGCAGTTCCGGCGCGGCCACCGCGATGGCGCGGTGTTCACGCCGCCGGCGGGGCCGCTGATGATCATTCACCAGCGCCTCAAGGAGGCGTTCGATCCGGCGCGCATCTTCAATCCCGGCCGGCTCTACGAGGAACTCTGA
- the glcF gene encoding glycolate oxidase subunit GlcF has protein sequence MQTRLADFIRDTPEGREADEILRKCVHCGFCTATCPTYQLLGDELDGPRGRIYLIKQVLEGQPVTEKTRGHLDRCLTCRSCETTCPSGVQYGRLADIGRHVVEQRVPRRGADRAVRWALREFVPRPGLFGAAMKLGQAVRGVLPQALRDKVPEARASGTWPPPRHARRVLALAGCVQPAMAPAINAAAARVLDALGISMTEAAGAGCCGAVRLHLDDPEAARDDARRNIDAWWPEVERGEVEAIVTTASGCGVQVKDYGHLLRHDRAYADKALRVAALARDIGEIVAGEAAALKSRLGAFAGEAIPLAWHAPCSLQHGLRIRGTVEALLEAAGYRLTPVRDAHLCCGSAGTYSLLQPELSARLRENKLEALLEGGAPAIASANIGCIAHLQAGTATPVRHWIEMLDARLSGAA, from the coding sequence ATGCAGACCCGGCTCGCCGATTTCATCCGCGACACCCCCGAGGGCCGCGAGGCCGACGAGATCCTGCGCAAGTGCGTGCATTGCGGTTTCTGCACCGCCACCTGTCCGACCTATCAATTGCTCGGCGACGAGCTTGACGGGCCGCGCGGGCGCATCTACCTGATCAAGCAGGTGCTGGAAGGGCAACCGGTCACCGAGAAGACGCGGGGGCACCTCGACCGCTGCCTGACCTGCCGGTCCTGCGAAACCACCTGCCCGTCGGGCGTGCAATACGGCCGCCTCGCGGACATCGGCCGCCACGTGGTCGAGCAGCGCGTGCCGCGGCGGGGTGCCGATCGTGCGGTGCGCTGGGCGCTGCGCGAGTTCGTGCCGCGCCCCGGCCTCTTCGGCGCGGCGATGAAGCTGGGGCAGGCGGTGCGCGGCGTGCTGCCGCAGGCGCTGCGCGACAAGGTGCCCGAAGCGCGCGCATCCGGCACCTGGCCGCCGCCGCGCCATGCACGGCGCGTGCTGGCGCTGGCCGGCTGCGTGCAGCCGGCGATGGCGCCTGCCATCAATGCCGCGGCGGCACGCGTGCTCGACGCGCTGGGCATTTCGATGACCGAGGCGGCCGGCGCGGGCTGCTGCGGCGCGGTACGCCTGCATCTCGATGACCCCGAGGCCGCGCGCGACGACGCGCGGCGCAACATCGACGCGTGGTGGCCGGAGGTCGAGCGCGGCGAGGTCGAGGCGATCGTGACGACCGCCTCGGGCTGCGGCGTCCAGGTGAAGGACTACGGCCACCTGCTGCGGCACGACCGGGCCTACGCCGACAAGGCGCTGCGGGTGGCGGCGCTTGCACGCGACATCGGCGAGATCGTCGCCGGCGAGGCCGCGGCGCTGAAGTCGCGGCTGGGCGCGTTCGCGGGCGAGGCCATCCCGCTGGCCTGGCATGCGCCGTGTTCGCTGCAGCACGGGCTGCGCATCCGCGGCACGGTCGAGGCGCTGCTCGAAGCGGCGGGCTATCGGCTCACTCCGGTGCGCGATGCCCACCTGTGCTGCGGTTCCGCCGGCACCTATTCCCTGCTGCAGCCCGAGTTGTCCGCGCGCCTGCGCGAGAACAAGCTCGAGGCCCTGCTGGAGGGCGGGGCACCGGCGATCGCGTCGGCCAACATCGGCTGCATCGCCCATCTGCAGGCGGGCACCGCGACACCGGTGCGGCACTGGATCGAGATGCTGGACGCGCGCCTGAGCGGCGCCGCGTAG
- a CDS encoding PP2C family protein-serine/threonine phosphatase, whose product MSFTVETCVAQHIGDRAEQQDRVGLFTHPTRPEILLAILADGMGGHSGGAMAAEQVVIKGRQDLDVFAPRHETAEQLLGSVLADAHTVIRLTRFTSEQDPHSTAVVLLLQGDMVTWAHCGDSRLYHFRGPEIVARTEDHSLVGELQRQGRLDEHQARSHPQRNVLLSCLGSDREPRIEYGHARQLAEGNSFLLCSDGLWAYFSDDELAQTVHEHSARAAAETLIGRARERAAGGGDNISLAIVKLVPAPKRLFR is encoded by the coding sequence ATGTCCTTTACCGTCGAAACCTGCGTCGCCCAACACATCGGCGACCGCGCCGAGCAACAGGACCGGGTCGGGCTGTTCACTCACCCGACGCGTCCCGAGATCCTGCTCGCGATTCTTGCGGACGGCATGGGCGGGCATTCGGGCGGCGCGATGGCGGCCGAGCAGGTCGTCATCAAGGGGCGGCAGGATCTGGACGTCTTCGCTCCGCGCCACGAGACGGCCGAGCAACTGCTTGGCAGCGTGCTGGCCGATGCCCACACGGTGATCCGCCTGACGCGCTTCACCAGCGAACAGGACCCCCACAGCACGGCCGTCGTGCTGCTGCTGCAAGGCGACATGGTGACCTGGGCGCACTGCGGCGATTCGCGTCTCTACCATTTCCGCGGCCCGGAGATCGTCGCCCGCACCGAAGACCATTCGCTCGTCGGCGAACTGCAGCGCCAGGGACGGCTCGACGAGCACCAGGCCCGCAGCCATCCGCAGCGCAACGTGCTGCTGTCCTGCCTCGGCAGCGACCGCGAGCCGCGCATCGAATACGGGCATGCGCGCCAACTGGCCGAGGGGAACAGTTTCCTGCTGTGCTCCGACGGCCTGTGGGCCTATTTCAGCGACGACGAACTGGCGCAGACGGTGCACGAGCACTCGGCGCGGGCTGCGGCCGAGACCCTCATCGGGCGGGCGCGGGAGCGCGCCGCCGGCGGCGGCGACAACATCTCGCTCGCCATCGTCAAGCTGGTTCCTGCGCCGAAACGCCTGTTCCGCTGA
- a CDS encoding NAD(P) transhydrogenase subunit alpha: MPLVIGVLAETAPGERRLSVVPDVVKRYLGLGARMVLQKGAGGPAHFRDGDFADVSLADTAAEVCAQADVVFCVQPPADDAVAALKPGSVLIGLLQPWSSAARAQSLQERQITAFALELLPRISRAQSMDALSSQGAVAGYECALIAADHSPKFFPMLTYAAGTIRPAKVLVIGAGVAGLQAIATARRIGAMVEAYDVRPETKEQIESLGAKFVDTGVTAAGAGGYARELTDEEKAKQAERLAKAVAQCDALITTAAIPGKKAPRIITADMIARMKPGAVVVDMAAESGGNVEGTVAGEKVWIDDVLVIGPTNIPSRMPVHASEMYAKNLFNFISPFIQDGALALDWEDEVVAGTCLTHAGEVRHAGVKQALGL, translated from the coding sequence ATGCCTCTGGTCATCGGAGTGCTAGCGGAGACTGCTCCGGGCGAACGGCGCCTGTCCGTCGTACCGGATGTGGTCAAGAGATATCTGGGTCTGGGTGCCCGGATGGTGTTGCAGAAGGGAGCGGGCGGGCCCGCGCATTTCCGGGATGGCGACTTCGCCGACGTCAGCCTCGCCGACACCGCGGCCGAGGTGTGCGCCCAGGCCGACGTGGTGTTCTGCGTCCAGCCGCCGGCGGACGATGCGGTTGCGGCGCTGAAACCGGGCAGCGTGCTGATCGGCCTGCTGCAGCCGTGGAGCAGCGCGGCGCGCGCGCAGTCGCTGCAGGAAAGGCAGATCACCGCCTTCGCCCTCGAACTGCTGCCGCGCATCTCGCGGGCGCAGAGCATGGATGCGCTGTCCTCGCAGGGTGCGGTGGCGGGCTACGAGTGCGCGCTGATCGCCGCCGACCATTCGCCCAAGTTCTTCCCGATGCTGACCTATGCCGCGGGCACCATCCGCCCGGCCAAGGTGCTGGTCATCGGCGCCGGCGTGGCCGGCCTGCAGGCCATCGCCACCGCGCGCCGCATCGGCGCCATGGTCGAAGCCTACGACGTGCGCCCGGAAACGAAGGAGCAGATCGAATCGCTCGGCGCCAAGTTCGTCGACACCGGGGTGACCGCCGCCGGCGCGGGCGGCTATGCGCGCGAACTCACCGACGAGGAAAAGGCGAAGCAGGCCGAGCGCCTGGCGAAGGCCGTCGCGCAGTGCGATGCGCTCATCACCACCGCGGCGATTCCGGGCAAGAAGGCGCCGCGCATCATCACTGCCGACATGATCGCCAGGATGAAGCCGGGCGCGGTCGTCGTAGACATGGCGGCCGAGAGCGGCGGCAACGTCGAGGGTACGGTGGCGGGCGAAAAGGTGTGGATCGACGACGTGCTCGTGATCGGCCCCACCAACATCCCGAGCCGCATGCCGGTGCATGCCTCCGAGATGTACGCCAAGAACCTGTTCAACTTCATTTCGCCCTTCATCCAGGACGGTGCGCTGGCGCTCGACTGGGAAGACGAAGTGGTGGCCGGAACCTGCCTCACCCACGCGGGCGAAGTGCGCCACGCCGGGGTGAAGCAGGCGCTGGGTCTGTAA
- a CDS encoding NAD(P) transhydrogenase subunit alpha part 2 gives MEGFAAIYIFMLAAFTGYEVISRVPVILHTPLMSGSNFVHGVVLVGAMVVLGHADPEDPVQLAIGFVAVFLGAANAAGGYVVTERMLAMFKGGNKKEGGA, from the coding sequence ATGGAAGGCTTTGCTGCAATCTACATCTTCATGCTGGCCGCATTCACCGGCTACGAGGTCATCTCGCGCGTGCCGGTGATCCTGCACACGCCGCTGATGTCGGGCTCGAACTTCGTGCATGGCGTGGTGCTGGTGGGGGCCATGGTCGTGCTCGGCCATGCCGATCCGGAGGACCCGGTGCAACTGGCGATCGGTTTCGTCGCGGTGTTCCTGGGCGCGGCCAACGCGGCCGGCGGCTATGTCGTCACCGAGCGCATGCTGGCGATGTTCAAGGGTGGCAACAAGAAGGAAGGGGGCGCCTAA
- a CDS encoding NAD(P)(+) transhydrogenase (Re/Si-specific) subunit beta, whose amino-acid sequence MLNWFIQASYFVVAVVFILGLKAMSSPVTARKGIIWAGWAMVAATLVTLQTPGMQNYGLMIVAIVTGGAVAWWSGKSVKMTDMPQMVAIYNGMGGGAAAAIAALEFARGEVHGTVAATLAVLGALIGSVAFSGSCIAFAKLQGIMKNAFRLPAQNQVNIGLAALAVLLGLGIIASDSPASVLVVLFFIVSLALGVVLTSPIGGADMPVVISLLNAFTGLAVGFEGFVLGNPALIVAGIVVGASGTLLTQLMAKAMNRPITNVIFTPITGAAAGGGGEEIEGTMKEFSALDAASVMRYASKVIIVPGYGMAVAGAQHKVWEMAQLLEEGGVEVVFAIHPVAGRMPGHMNVLLAEAGVPYDKIFDLEEINADFAQADVALVIGANDVVNPVARTDKSSPIYGMPILNVDMAQNVIVVKRGKGAGYSGIENALFYKDNCRMLYGSAQQAIGEVIAHVKALEV is encoded by the coding sequence ATGCTGAACTGGTTCATTCAAGCGTCCTATTTCGTCGTTGCCGTGGTGTTCATCCTCGGCCTCAAGGCGATGAGTTCGCCGGTGACGGCGAGGAAGGGCATCATCTGGGCGGGCTGGGCGATGGTCGCGGCCACGCTGGTGACGCTGCAGACCCCGGGCATGCAGAACTACGGCCTGATGATCGTCGCGATCGTCACCGGCGGCGCGGTCGCGTGGTGGTCGGGCAAGTCGGTCAAGATGACCGACATGCCGCAGATGGTCGCCATCTACAACGGCATGGGCGGCGGTGCGGCGGCGGCGATCGCGGCGCTGGAGTTCGCGCGCGGCGAGGTGCACGGCACGGTGGCGGCGACGCTGGCGGTACTGGGCGCGCTGATCGGCTCGGTGGCGTTCTCCGGTTCGTGCATCGCCTTCGCCAAGCTGCAGGGCATCATGAAGAACGCCTTCCGCCTGCCGGCGCAGAACCAGGTCAACATCGGCCTGGCGGCGCTGGCGGTGCTGCTGGGCCTGGGCATCATCGCGTCCGACTCGCCGGCGTCCGTCCTGGTGGTGCTGTTCTTCATCGTCTCGCTGGCGCTCGGCGTCGTCCTCACCAGCCCGATCGGCGGCGCCGACATGCCGGTGGTGATCTCGCTGCTGAACGCCTTCACCGGCCTGGCGGTGGGCTTCGAGGGCTTCGTGCTGGGCAACCCGGCGCTGATCGTGGCGGGCATCGTGGTCGGCGCCTCGGGCACGCTGCTCACCCAGTTGATGGCGAAGGCGATGAACCGCCCCATCACCAACGTCATCTTCACCCCGATCACCGGCGCGGCGGCGGGCGGTGGCGGCGAGGAGATCGAGGGCACGATGAAGGAGTTCTCGGCGCTCGATGCCGCCTCGGTGATGCGCTACGCCTCCAAGGTCATCATCGTGCCGGGCTACGGCATGGCGGTGGCGGGCGCGCAGCACAAGGTGTGGGAGATGGCGCAATTGCTCGAGGAAGGCGGCGTGGAGGTGGTGTTCGCCATCCATCCGGTCGCGGGCCGCATGCCGGGCCACATGAACGTGCTGCTGGCCGAGGCGGGCGTGCCCTACGACAAGATCTTCGACCTCGAGGAGATCAACGCCGACTTCGCCCAGGCGGACGTGGCACTGGTGATCGGCGCGAACGACGTGGTGAACCCGGTCGCGCGCACCGACAAGTCCAGCCCCATCTACGGCATGCCGATCCTGAACGTGGACATGGCGCAGAACGTCATCGTGGTCAAGCGCGGCAAGGGCGCCGGTTATTCCGGCATCGAGAACGCGCTGTTCTACAAGGACAACTGCCGCATGCTCTACGGCAGCGCGCAGCAGGCGATCGGCGAGGTCATCGCCCACGTCAAGGCGCTGGAGGTGTGA
- a CDS encoding putative bifunctional diguanylate cyclase/phosphodiesterase, which yields MPQPVNPAGRPQGKDDPADPFVPDLSEGAETGVYLALLELLDEGLIITGDEVILDANGAACRLLERDYRHLAGRPLAGLFPSERAFLDARARLFIRGESRGSLCMALPGGGTRDFRFIAAARLRPGIHALILAPAAESGRPRQHDAIWPKLAAALVQPLIVVDDEGRINAANGATLSALGIGREALVGQPLRERLDIRWPEADAPSFAHVRLGGAGTDLPARVLAGPRPGWHLLLLPNAAAPDDAAPGDRSAALAAMALPADAQLIRNSEPCADSRAMYLTSHDLLTGLPNRGLFEARFADAAARARQRRCSIAVMRVDLDGFKAVNRELGDHVGDLVLRQAAQRLAAAVGEGGLAARERSDSFLVLLPDIDLAGEAERCAEDLRRSLTEPITASDHAILLTASIGIALFPQDGQTLEAILGCARAALDRARRLGRNRIRMYHPEADRADVERHHFAAGLRHAIERQQLELHFQPLVDARSGQLRAGEALLRWNHPQLGQIPYRRFIGSVRDGSLIARLGDWVLKAACHHARTWPESRGRTMTVTVNVAIEHVLQGDLLGSVSAALAASGLAPACLELDLDEQVLEEESPQLAQTLQALAARGVRLAIDDFGRGLCSIPRLKRHPLQALKLHPELVRGVGRQEQDEAVVEAIASMAAPLGLSVLARGVENDAQQAFLRALDCHLQQGPLFGPPMTAAGFGAFLASRG from the coding sequence ATGCCGCAGCCCGTGAACCCCGCCGGACGCCCCCAGGGCAAAGACGACCCTGCCGACCCCTTCGTGCCCGACCTGTCGGAGGGCGCGGAAACGGGCGTCTACCTGGCCCTGCTGGAACTGCTCGACGAAGGGCTCATCATCACCGGCGACGAGGTGATCCTCGATGCCAACGGCGCCGCCTGCCGGCTGCTCGAACGCGACTACCGCCATCTCGCCGGCCGGCCGCTCGCCGGCCTCTTTCCTTCCGAGCGCGCCTTCCTCGATGCACGCGCACGCCTGTTCATCCGCGGCGAGAGCCGCGGCAGCCTCTGCATGGCCCTGCCCGGCGGAGGCACGCGGGATTTCCGCTTCATCGCCGCGGCGCGGCTGCGCCCCGGCATCCACGCACTGATACTGGCTCCCGCGGCCGAATCCGGGCGGCCCCGGCAGCACGACGCCATCTGGCCCAAACTCGCCGCCGCGCTGGTGCAGCCGCTCATCGTCGTGGACGACGAAGGCAGGATCAACGCCGCCAACGGCGCCACGCTGAGTGCGCTCGGCATCGGGCGCGAGGCCCTCGTCGGGCAACCGCTCCGCGAGCGGCTCGACATCCGCTGGCCCGAGGCGGACGCACCGTCGTTCGCGCACGTGCGCCTGGGCGGCGCAGGCACCGATCTCCCGGCCCGCGTCCTGGCCGGGCCGCGCCCGGGCTGGCACCTGCTGCTGCTGCCGAACGCCGCGGCGCCCGACGACGCGGCGCCGGGCGACCGTTCCGCCGCGCTGGCGGCCATGGCACTGCCCGCCGACGCACAGTTGATCCGGAACAGCGAGCCGTGCGCCGACTCGCGCGCAATGTACCTCACCAGCCACGACCTCCTGACCGGCCTGCCCAACCGCGGGCTGTTCGAGGCGCGCTTCGCCGATGCCGCCGCGCGGGCCCGCCAGCGCCGTTGCAGCATCGCGGTGATGCGCGTCGACCTCGACGGCTTCAAGGCGGTGAACCGCGAGCTGGGCGACCACGTCGGCGACCTCGTGCTGCGGCAGGCGGCACAACGCCTGGCGGCGGCCGTCGGCGAAGGCGGGCTCGCCGCGCGCGAGCGCAGCGACAGCTTCCTCGTCCTGCTGCCCGACATCGATCTGGCCGGCGAGGCCGAACGCTGCGCCGAAGACCTGCGGCGCTCCCTCACCGAGCCGATCACGGCGTCCGACCATGCCATCCTGCTCACCGCCAGCATCGGCATCGCCCTGTTCCCGCAGGACGGCCAGACCCTCGAGGCCATCCTCGGCTGTGCCCGCGCGGCGCTCGATCGTGCGCGGCGGCTCGGCCGCAACCGTATCCGCATGTACCACCCCGAAGCCGACCGCGCCGACGTGGAACGCCACCACTTCGCCGCCGGCCTGCGCCACGCCATCGAACGCCAGCAGCTCGAGCTTCACTTCCAGCCGCTGGTCGATGCGCGCAGCGGCCAGCTCCGTGCCGGCGAGGCCCTGCTTCGATGGAACCATCCGCAGCTCGGGCAGATCCCCTACCGGCGCTTCATCGGCTCGGTGCGCGACGGCAGCCTGATCGCACGCCTCGGCGACTGGGTCCTGAAGGCGGCCTGCCACCATGCGCGCACGTGGCCGGAATCGCGCGGGCGGACGATGACGGTGACGGTGAATGTCGCCATCGAGCATGTCCTGCAGGGCGATCTCCTCGGCAGCGTGTCGGCGGCGCTTGCCGCCAGCGGCCTGGCGCCGGCCTGTCTGGAACTCGACCTGGACGAGCAGGTGCTGGAAGAGGAGTCGCCGCAACTGGCGCAGACGCTGCAGGCGCTGGCGGCGCGCGGCGTGCGGCTCGCGATCGACGACTTCGGCCGCGGCCTGTGTTCCATTCCGCGACTCAAGCGCCATCCCCTGCAGGCGCTCAAGCTTCATCCGGAACTCGTGCGGGGCGTCGGCCGGCAGGAGCAGGACGAGGCCGTCGTCGAGGCCATCGCCAGCATGGCGGCGCCGCTGGGACTGTCGGTCCTCGCCCGCGGGGTGGAGAACGACGCGCAACAAGCCTTCCTGCGCGCCCTCGACTGCCACCTGCAGCAAGGCCCCCTGTTCGGGCCGCCGATGACCGCGGCCGGATTCGGCGCCTTCCTGGCATCCCGCGGCTGA